From a region of the Triticum aestivum cultivar Chinese Spring chromosome 7D, IWGSC CS RefSeq v2.1, whole genome shotgun sequence genome:
- the LOC123170513 gene encoding luminal-binding protein-like, which yields MASSRLALGVLLLLVVATSGAAAFRTGNTTAIHIGNTKACIAGYGGLEDLGMSYKLCIPSWVAFTPNGTLFGEAALNHAAVSPGTAVSGFKRVLGSKMFEDVVKAEMELVPYKLVGTQAGRCAIQIETEEGGAEVFSAHTVAGILISKLKRMAEAHLGRKIRSALLTVPWHWRDYQRHLLATAARLEGGFSAARYVDEHVAVAAALGHHEKARQGKVILVFHMGGRTTHATMFKFRDGTTRLIEGRHDAQLGGDDFTCRLVDHFVQLIREKHHRDLRQDDGALRELRAACERAKKALTYWDTTLVKVESLLDGADFFEPLTRAEFEELNRDLLARATSMVDLLASWRWWLPPGRWDNIDEIILVGGSVRIPKIIEFFRDYFHGREPIVEEEAAIRGAALLSRPESAMFTYDNCDCHGNPLQASENIIE from the exons ATGGCGAGTTCTCGCCTCGCTCTGGGCGTTCTACTACTGCTCGTCG TGGCGACATCGGGTGCGGCGGCGTTCCGGACGGGCAACACGACGGCCATCCACATCGGCAACACCAAGGCCTGCATCGCCGGCTACGGGGGGCTTGAGGATCTGGGCATGTCGTACAAGCTCTGCATCCCCTCCTGGGTCGCCTTCACCCCCAACGGCACCCTCTTCGGCGAGGCCGCCTTGAACCACGCCGCCGTCAGCCCCGGGACGGCCGTCTCCGGCTTCAAGCGGGTCCTCGGTTCCAA GATGTTTGAGGACGTGGTGAAGGCAGAGATGGAGCTGGTGCCGTACAAGCTCGTCGGGACCCAGGCCGGAAGGTGTGCTATCCAGATCGAGACCGAGGAAGGCGGCGCCGAGGTTTTCTCCGCCCACACAGTCGCCGGCATTCTCATATCCAAGCTTAAGCGGATGGCGGAGGCGCACCTGGGCCGCAAGATCAGGAGCGCTCTCCTGACCGTCCCCTGGCACTGGAGGGACTACCAAAGGCACCTTCTCGCAACGGCCGCCCGGCTCGAGGGCGGCTTCTCCGCCGCGAGGTACGTCGACGAGCACGTCGCGGTGGCCGCGGCGCTCGGCCATCACGAGAAGGCGCGCCAAGGCAAGGTCATCCTCGTCTTCCACATGGGCGGCCGCACGACCCACGCCACCATGTTTAAGTTTCGGGACGGCACGACTCGTCTCATTGAAGGGCGCCATGATGCCCAACTGGGCGGCGACGACTTCACCTGCCGACTCGTGGACCACTTCGTCCAGCTTATCAGGGAGAAGCACCACCGGGACCTCCGCCAGGACGATGGCGCGCTCCGGGAGCTGAGGGCGGCGTGCGAGAGGGCCAAGAAGGCGCTGACCTACTGGGACACCACGCTTGTGAAGGTGGAGTCGCTCTTGGACGGGGCGGATTTCTTCGAGCCGCTCACGAGGGCCGAGTTCGAGGAGCTCAACCGTGATCTGCTGGCGAGAGCCACTAGCATGGTGGACCTGCTGGCGTCGTGGCGGTGGTGGCTCCCTCCCGGCCGGTGGGACAACATCGATGAGATCATCCTCGTCGGCGGCAGCGTGAGGATCCCCAAGATTATTGAGTTTTTCAGGGACTATTTCCATGGCCGGGAGCCAATTGTGGAGGAGGAAGCGGCGATTCGCGGCGCTGCTCTGCTCTCCCGCCCTGAGTCTGCAATGTTCACATACGACAACTGCGATTGCCATGGAAATCCTTTGCAGGCGTCTGAAAATATAATTGAATAG